The following proteins come from a genomic window of Chryseobacterium glaciei:
- a CDS encoding DUF434 domain-containing protein: MNNRNRGKNTGDDTLFGAEKQIDKLKLAVHDMNYLLSRDYAERASSELVGNRYKLKTRQIQALRGASASEKQIQNRKLKQIEASDLKDKIIYLDGFNILILLESLLSQAYIFRGLDGCYRDLSGVHGTYKRVNQTQKSIELVSQFFQKTKLQKLVWIFDKPVSNSGRIKQIILEFAQENNLNWEVDLQFNPDKFLAENAEIIASSDAWILDHCKKWFNVIDYLIQEEKLSVNLIKMF; this comes from the coding sequence ATGAACAACAGAAACCGCGGCAAAAACACAGGCGACGACACACTATTCGGAGCAGAAAAGCAAATTGACAAATTAAAATTGGCCGTTCACGATATGAATTATCTTTTAAGCAGAGATTATGCTGAAAGAGCGAGTTCAGAATTGGTTGGAAATCGCTATAAATTAAAAACCAGGCAAATTCAGGCGCTTCGTGGTGCTTCTGCATCGGAAAAACAGATTCAAAATAGAAAATTAAAACAGATTGAAGCATCAGATTTAAAAGATAAAATCATTTATTTGGATGGCTTTAATATTTTAATTTTGTTGGAAAGTTTACTTTCGCAAGCCTATATTTTTAGAGGTCTTGATGGTTGTTATCGCGACCTTTCCGGTGTTCATGGAACCTATAAAAGAGTTAATCAGACTCAAAAAAGTATAGAATTGGTTTCTCAGTTTTTTCAAAAGACAAAACTTCAAAAATTAGTCTGGATTTTCGATAAGCCCGTCTCCAACAGCGGAAGAATTAAACAAATTATTCTCGAATTTGCTCAGGAAAACAACCTCAATTGGGAAGTTGATCTACAATTCAATCCCGATAAATTTTTAGCAGAAAATGCCGAAATCATAGCTTCTTCCGATGCATGGATTTTGGATCACTGCAAAAAATGGTTCAATGTAATTGATTATTTAATTCAGGAGGAAAAACTTTCTGTTAATCTGATTAAAATGTTTTAA
- a CDS encoding type VI secretion system Vgr family protein, producing the protein MKENNSQYSSSQGGRLNHPDDLKKYFSSKTFKDHLLDKTNPLVYCTLKMEGKDFLEKSSYSVELYQKTNDHDGFTIIVPDDSLDSFEGYVMENSKNILGKRLTLNLHRFGEVKQLFTGIVANVKNKKENGYGKLYISGYAPSILLENGQDCQSYEEKTLEQIIKTATSEYPEDCKVQIENPNTKYQIPYTVQYKESDYQFIKRLATRYGEYFYYNGQNLIFGNKVQPIVTLEENIDLIDVEFELKIKPQEFNYISYDAENGSKIEKDSSSAQIQYKENPFQAVAINASKNVYKKKPEMLFNHTGISSGSDKELKEAVRKEREKRENLILVRGKSKDPELKIGGRAKLSDINGKAMETYRIIEIKHFHDGNTYYNEFVAIPDLFTAPYQDDEALPLGEKQSARVLDNNDPMEMGRVRVQFPWQEKKNLQTPWIRLIQPHSGSGKGFHFIPEIGEEVLVDFESQNAEKPFVAGAHYNGSETSSYHTSGNDKKVIHTRSGTKIILNDAEGSVFIEDPSGNTYLMDGAGNINVNAPKNMTFTAGENVTITAGMNITSNAGMNISETAGANHSSFAGGMMMQNAVADYSLMAANITNVAKENITKESKNYSKNSEKIEMYASKENIQIKSSKSVQTHSGEKSHNS; encoded by the coding sequence ATGAAAGAAAATAACAGCCAGTACTCAAGTTCTCAGGGCGGAAGACTGAATCATCCCGACGATTTAAAGAAATATTTTTCATCAAAAACCTTTAAAGATCATCTTTTAGATAAAACCAATCCGTTGGTCTACTGTACGCTGAAAATGGAAGGCAAAGATTTTCTTGAAAAGTCGAGTTATTCTGTGGAACTTTACCAAAAAACCAATGACCATGATGGTTTTACTATTATTGTTCCTGATGATTCTTTGGACAGTTTTGAAGGCTATGTCATGGAGAATTCCAAGAATATTTTAGGGAAAAGACTTACCTTAAACCTTCACCGTTTCGGGGAAGTAAAACAGTTATTTACGGGCATTGTTGCCAACGTAAAAAATAAAAAAGAAAACGGCTACGGCAAGCTGTATATAAGCGGTTACGCTCCAAGTATCTTATTGGAAAACGGACAGGATTGCCAAAGCTACGAAGAAAAAACACTGGAACAGATCATCAAAACAGCAACGTCAGAATATCCTGAAGACTGCAAAGTTCAGATCGAAAATCCAAATACAAAATACCAAATTCCTTATACAGTACAATATAAAGAATCGGATTATCAGTTTATTAAAAGACTGGCAACCCGATACGGAGAATATTTCTACTATAATGGTCAGAATCTGATATTCGGAAATAAAGTACAACCCATCGTCACATTGGAAGAGAATATTGATTTAATTGATGTTGAATTTGAATTAAAAATTAAACCTCAGGAATTCAATTATATCTCCTACGATGCTGAAAATGGGAGTAAAATAGAAAAAGATTCGTCATCTGCACAGATACAATATAAAGAAAATCCTTTTCAGGCGGTTGCCATCAATGCTTCAAAAAATGTCTACAAAAAGAAACCGGAAATGCTGTTCAACCACACCGGAATTTCGTCAGGTTCAGACAAAGAATTAAAAGAAGCAGTAAGAAAAGAAAGAGAAAAACGCGAAAACTTGATCTTGGTTCGTGGAAAAAGCAAGGATCCCGAACTTAAAATAGGTGGAAGAGCAAAACTCAGCGATATTAATGGCAAAGCCATGGAAACCTACCGCATCATTGAGATCAAACATTTCCATGACGGAAATACGTATTACAATGAATTTGTAGCCATTCCGGATTTATTTACAGCACCTTATCAGGATGATGAAGCCTTACCGTTGGGAGAAAAGCAGTCTGCCAGGGTTTTGGATAACAATGATCCGATGGAAATGGGCAGAGTAAGAGTTCAGTTCCCATGGCAGGAAAAGAAAAATTTGCAAACACCTTGGATAAGATTGATACAACCCCATTCAGGAAGTGGAAAAGGTTTTCATTTTATACCAGAAATTGGTGAAGAAGTCTTAGTTGATTTTGAATCTCAGAATGCAGAAAAACCTTTTGTGGCGGGAGCCCATTACAATGGAAGTGAAACAAGTTCTTATCACACGAGTGGAAATGATAAAAAAGTAATTCATACGCGATCAGGAACAAAGATTATTTTGAATGATGCGGAGGGTTCTGTTTTCATAGAAGATCCGAGTGGAAATACATATTTGATGGATGGAGCGGGAAATATTAATGTGAATGCGCCGAAGAATATGACGTTTACTGCGGGGGAAAATGTTACAATTACTGCGGGAATGAATATTACATCTAATGCAGGAATGAATATTTCTGAAACAGCAGGCGCTAATCATAGTAGTTTTGCAGGAGGTATGATGATGCAAAATGCTGTTGCAGATTATTCTTTGATGGCGGCTAATATTACCAATGTTGCAAAAGAAAATATAACAAAAGAATCAAAAAACTACAGTAAAAATTCTGAAAAGATTGAAATGTATGCATCTAAAGAAAATATTCAAATAAAGTCTAGCAAATCAGTTCAAACTCATAGTGGAGAAAAATCACATAATTCTTAG
- the tssD gene encoding type VI secretion system tube protein TssD: MSFLSKLELDGNSYNVLECHYSFTQQTDGTGKPQGMPQGGEITIRIESTGNPELLGWMLDHHQTKNGKIIYYRRDAMSKLQELSFEKAYCIKFSEHFESKNNEPLQIELHLIAKKFDLNGATHEKTWRE, encoded by the coding sequence ATGTCATTTTTATCAAAATTAGAATTAGACGGAAATAGTTATAATGTTCTTGAATGTCATTATAGTTTTACCCAACAGACCGATGGTACAGGAAAACCTCAGGGAATGCCTCAGGGAGGTGAGATCACGATCAGAATAGAAAGTACAGGAAACCCTGAATTACTGGGCTGGATGCTGGATCATCACCAAACTAAAAACGGGAAAATCATCTATTACAGAAGAGATGCGATGAGCAAACTTCAGGAATTGAGTTTTGAGAAAGCATACTGCATAAAATTTTCAGAGCATTTTGAATCTAAAAATAATGAGCCTTTACAGATAGAACTTCATCTTATCGCAAAAAAGTTTGATTTGAATGGAGCAACTCACGAAAAAACATGGAGAGAATAG
- the tssD gene encoding type VI secretion system tube protein TssD, which produces MSFKAKLKVAGKEYNVLNVSYGLFQETDATGRPSTVTRGGKIEVIIEGTGSTDLFEWMTNSFERKDGSVVFVKRDSDATLKELKFTEGYLVKHRENFDSTGANPLTESFTISARKIELGSGAYENEWV; this is translated from the coding sequence ATGTCATTTAAAGCAAAATTAAAAGTAGCAGGAAAAGAATATAACGTTCTCAATGTAAGCTACGGATTATTCCAGGAAACAGATGCAACAGGAAGACCTTCTACAGTAACCAGAGGTGGTAAAATTGAAGTTATCATCGAAGGTACAGGATCTACAGATCTTTTCGAGTGGATGACGAATTCTTTCGAAAGAAAAGACGGAAGCGTAGTATTTGTAAAACGTGATAGCGACGCAACTTTGAAAGAATTGAAATTCACTGAAGGCTATTTGGTTAAGCACAGAGAAAACTTTGATTCTACAGGAGCTAATCCGCTTACAGAAAGTTTTACGATTTCTGCAAGAAAAATTGAATTAGGCTCAGGAGCTTACGAAAACGAATGGGTATAA
- the tssD gene encoding type VI secretion system tube protein TssD, translated as MSFKTKLTVAGKNRNVLSINYDLLQETDPTGRPSSVTRGGKIEITVEGTGETDLFEWMTNSFERKDGSVVFYKRDGDATLKELKFKEAYIVNYRENFDSSGDNPLTETFTLSAKEIQLGTGKHVNEWV; from the coding sequence ATGTCATTTAAAACAAAACTAACAGTTGCGGGGAAGAACCGCAATGTATTGTCGATTAATTACGACTTACTACAAGAAACAGATCCTACAGGAAGACCATCTTCCGTTACCAGAGGTGGGAAAATCGAGATCACGGTAGAAGGAACGGGCGAGACCGATCTATTCGAATGGATGACCAATTCATTTGAAAGAAAGGACGGAAGCGTTGTATTCTACAAACGTGACGGAGATGCTACATTGAAAGAACTCAAATTCAAAGAAGCTTACATTGTTAATTATCGTGAGAATTTCGATTCCAGCGGAGATAATCCTTTAACAGAAACGTTCACGCTTTCGGCTAAGGAGATTCAGCTAGGGACTGGAAAGCACGTTAATGAATGGGTGTAA
- a CDS encoding DUF5458 family protein: MSNKPQTQNAENPVLEQQKVQTGKVSVEKSLEKLVRYGGFDLLETSIEGVQNINPDRKARRKIFLTEKSKEKERDTLKKTLQLWAEVISKSESLTDMVADCEDQRKMAEGLLTKNLSKAVDVTRELEANYRTVGMFYKNTEAEKVKNITIVNANLEQLKDLDNTRFIDSIHAELSDNYDRLDLKNNYGILVIPGYLGSNKVVEKWAKIAHENKVMLVTDFEHLDEPDDVMEMFDQAYLTGGEIYRSNVLMTCNWLVGRGRFEEIHESEDLFIPPSGALAGKIYKTLMSQVTAGKKFGGINEIDGVKFDLKKSEIANLENLGLIPMVNEYGKVMAFSGKTLFNGDNLGLQTYSVVRVFDYVTKVLMDFLNRRAFENFTAVTRKEIMGQMVRFLDAITGPGKLIENFEVKRFEQDPVQKDRIHLDIHMKPYFPAKNFLIKMDGHKGDDGNEWDTEYEQK, encoded by the coding sequence ATGTCAAATAAGCCACAAACACAAAATGCTGAAAATCCGGTATTGGAACAACAAAAAGTACAGACCGGAAAAGTTTCTGTAGAAAAAAGTTTAGAAAAGTTAGTAAGATACGGAGGTTTCGATCTTTTGGAAACTTCCATTGAAGGGGTACAGAATATCAATCCAGACAGAAAAGCAAGAAGAAAAATTTTCTTAACAGAAAAAAGCAAGGAAAAGGAAAGAGATACGCTGAAAAAGACGCTTCAGCTTTGGGCAGAAGTAATCAGCAAGAGCGAATCTTTAACAGATATGGTGGCTGATTGTGAAGATCAAAGAAAAATGGCTGAAGGATTATTAACCAAAAACCTTTCTAAAGCAGTTGATGTTACGAGAGAATTGGAGGCCAACTACAGAACGGTTGGGATGTTCTATAAAAATACAGAAGCTGAAAAAGTTAAAAATATAACAATTGTCAACGCCAATCTTGAACAGTTGAAAGATCTTGATAATACGAGATTTATCGATTCTATTCATGCAGAATTGTCTGATAACTACGATAGATTAGACCTTAAAAATAACTATGGAATTCTTGTAATTCCGGGGTATTTGGGATCTAATAAAGTGGTTGAAAAATGGGCTAAAATTGCGCACGAAAACAAAGTAATGTTGGTTACCGATTTCGAGCATTTGGATGAACCGGATGATGTTATGGAAATGTTTGACCAAGCATATCTTACAGGTGGAGAAATTTATAGATCGAATGTCTTAATGACTTGTAACTGGTTGGTAGGAAGAGGAAGATTTGAGGAAATTCATGAAAGTGAAGATCTGTTTATTCCGCCTTCAGGAGCTTTGGCGGGTAAAATTTACAAAACGTTGATGTCTCAGGTGACTGCCGGTAAAAAATTCGGTGGAATTAATGAAATCGATGGAGTAAAATTCGATCTTAAAAAAAGTGAAATTGCTAATCTTGAAAATCTTGGATTGATCCCAATGGTTAACGAGTACGGAAAAGTAATGGCATTTTCAGGAAAAACTTTATTCAATGGAGATAACTTAGGACTTCAGACGTATTCTGTAGTAAGAGTTTTTGATTATGTAACTAAAGTTTTGATGGATTTCTTAAACAGAAGAGCTTTCGAAAACTTTACGGCAGTTACTAGAAAAGAGATCATGGGTCAGATGGTTCGTTTCCTTGATGCGATCACAGGTCCAGGAAAACTGATCGAGAATTTTGAAGTAAAAAGATTTGAGCAAGATCCTGTACAGAAAGACAGAATCCATTTAGATATTCATATGAAACCCTATTTCCCGGCTAAAAATTTCCTTATTAAAATGGATGGTCATAAGGGTGATGACGGTAACGAATGGGATACTGAATACGAGCAAAAATAA
- a CDS encoding type VI secretion system baseplate subunit TssF: protein MNQERIKDRILRRAARLWGYNELEAETSFDPIVSLLLSACASELEKLGFELESSRSRIIERVLEIMFPEEVSGVIPARTLLQVTPLENNVKVSLYNHFKTSKRIHNVYNPTESISKDVYFTPTLEATLTTAKAEYIAYGNTLNHIESFFFSDTIAKSETHLPPGELWFGIRCPNKEDLDQLMLYIDINNNYQKELFFYYLKQVKVYFGDQEISMQEGYNVDNQNLNLDNIITKNYSDLEQIYTDVNQYYFSNYFTLKDNLKHNEKPENVELFTQYFKNTKLGEDDNLIWLKFKFSEAIVGDILENVHISLNCIPAVNINNSRSFHRVTGRLNIIPIISENSFLDLDFVTDETGRRFDVKNYNAESENISAVLRKGGISRFDQRSASELLQYMLELIKDETAAFAGIGGDSAKETLRQISQNIAALHQLAKEKSFSQTNNPYLIINADSQEKEIACAISYWLTLAEEGNDIKPGTVLSVEESENSVLDKSAVMIKASVGGRKSLSSQDKILEYRNSLLTRGRIVTVADIRAFGMSHFKSTIKDIEVKKGTKKEVSLKGGFSRTIDVYLVRNIEIINNLAPSEWEYLCESFLLKLKEKSANIYPYRIFEK, encoded by the coding sequence ATGAATCAGGAACGTATAAAAGACAGAATACTACGGCGCGCTGCCAGACTTTGGGGGTATAATGAACTCGAAGCAGAAACTTCATTCGATCCGATTGTAAGTTTGCTGTTATCGGCTTGTGCATCCGAATTGGAAAAACTAGGTTTTGAGCTTGAAAGTTCAAGATCAAGAATTATTGAGCGTGTGTTGGAAATAATGTTTCCGGAAGAAGTTTCGGGAGTAATTCCGGCAAGGACATTACTTCAGGTGACGCCTTTGGAAAATAATGTTAAAGTATCGCTTTATAATCATTTTAAAACCTCCAAAAGGATTCATAATGTGTATAATCCGACTGAAAGTATTAGTAAAGATGTATATTTTACACCTACTTTAGAAGCAACTTTAACAACTGCAAAAGCAGAATATATCGCGTACGGAAATACTTTAAATCATATTGAAAGTTTCTTTTTCAGTGATACCATTGCGAAAAGCGAAACCCATCTTCCGCCTGGAGAATTATGGTTTGGAATTCGATGCCCGAATAAGGAAGATCTTGATCAGCTGATGCTTTATATTGATATCAATAATAATTATCAGAAAGAGCTGTTTTTCTATTATTTAAAGCAGGTTAAAGTATATTTCGGAGATCAGGAAATTAGTATGCAGGAGGGATATAATGTAGACAATCAAAATCTTAATCTGGATAATATTATTACAAAGAATTATTCTGATCTCGAGCAGATTTATACAGACGTAAATCAGTATTATTTTTCCAATTATTTTACATTAAAAGATAATTTGAAGCATAATGAAAAGCCAGAAAATGTAGAATTATTTACCCAATATTTTAAAAATACGAAACTGGGTGAAGATGATAATTTGATTTGGTTAAAATTCAAGTTTTCGGAAGCTATTGTTGGAGATATTTTAGAGAATGTTCACATTTCTCTGAACTGTATTCCGGCTGTTAATATAAATAATTCCAGATCGTTTCACAGGGTAACGGGAAGGCTTAATATTATTCCGATCATTTCAGAAAACAGCTTTTTGGATCTGGATTTTGTGACGGATGAGACAGGACGGAGATTTGATGTTAAAAATTATAATGCAGAATCTGAAAATATTTCTGCCGTTCTCAGAAAAGGCGGAATTTCAAGATTTGATCAAAGAAGTGCATCCGAACTTTTACAGTATATGTTGGAGTTAATTAAAGATGAAACTGCGGCTTTCGCCGGAATTGGAGGTGATTCGGCTAAGGAAACTTTAAGACAGATCAGTCAGAATATTGCGGCATTACATCAATTAGCCAAGGAGAAAAGCTTTTCTCAGACCAATAATCCTTATCTGATTATTAATGCAGATTCTCAGGAAAAAGAAATTGCCTGCGCCATTTCGTATTGGCTCACGTTGGCGGAAGAAGGAAATGATATCAAACCCGGAACAGTCCTTTCTGTTGAAGAATCGGAGAATTCGGTTTTAGATAAATCGGCGGTTATGATTAAAGCTTCCGTTGGAGGCAGAAAAAGTTTGTCGTCACAGGATAAGATTTTAGAATATAGAAATTCTTTGCTGACAAGAGGAAGAATTGTTACAGTTGCCGATATCAGAGCTTTTGGGATGAGTCATTTTAAAAGTACAATTAAGGATATTGAAGTAAAAAAAGGAACCAAAAAAGAAGTTTCATTAAAAGGTGGATTTAGCAGAACAATAGATGTTTATCTGGTTCGAAATATTGAAATTATAAACAATCTTGCACCATCCGAATGGGAATATTTATGTGAAAGTTTTCTGCTGAAACTCAAAGAAAAATCAGCAAACATATATCCATACAGAATTTTCGAAAAATAA
- a CDS encoding GPW/gp25 family protein — MKGIYYKIPIDFGALVEKKDTEKISIDNSIAQQIFLIATTSLGECKFDESFGSEIWEMDFDLLKSDNILKEFIGNSLKKAITMHEKRLELRDVEIYIDDHNIGGLGKKRMKKRVNIAVKGLVLETNRPFLFQNSFFVGPLSY, encoded by the coding sequence ATGAAAGGGATTTATTATAAAATACCAATTGATTTTGGAGCTTTAGTAGAAAAAAAAGATACAGAAAAAATATCGATAGACAATTCTATCGCTCAACAGATATTTCTTATTGCCACAACATCTTTGGGCGAATGTAAGTTCGATGAATCATTCGGTTCTGAGATTTGGGAAATGGATTTCGACCTTTTGAAAAGTGACAATATATTAAAAGAATTCATCGGAAATTCTTTGAAAAAAGCAATTACGATGCACGAAAAAAGACTTGAACTTAGAGATGTTGAAATATATATCGATGACCATAATATTGGCGGATTAGGAAAAAAAAGAATGAAAAAACGTGTAAACATTGCCGTTAAAGGCCTTGTTTTAGAAACAAACCGTCCTTTTTTATTTCAGAATTCTTTTTTCGTAGGACCATTATCATATTAA
- the tssO gene encoding type VI secretion system TssO has protein sequence MEVLNKRERSKAFSLFILFFIITVVVLITAILFNAYFPFKENSLLKSENAKMKKEMEIQDSFSFQLEKVKAATDSIGVPKQNDFFNEKLALSILAEMYSKLPKDTLKNKVLYNNTIIGYKDLIDAKKQIKQLSGNQMTMDSLSSINKTLKDEYDKMKTDLEVCRQLYQAQ, from the coding sequence ATGGAGGTCCTTAATAAAAGAGAGCGTTCAAAGGCTTTTTCATTGTTCATATTATTCTTTATCATCACGGTTGTCGTTTTGATAACGGCGATACTTTTTAATGCTTATTTCCCTTTTAAAGAAAATAGTTTGTTAAAATCCGAAAATGCCAAAATGAAAAAAGAAATGGAAATTCAGGATAGTTTTTCGTTTCAGTTAGAAAAAGTAAAGGCAGCAACAGATTCAATCGGAGTACCGAAGCAGAATGATTTTTTCAATGAAAAACTGGCGCTGTCGATTCTTGCGGAAATGTATAGCAAACTTCCCAAGGATACTTTGAAGAATAAGGTTCTATACAATAATACGATCATTGGATATAAAGATTTGATTGATGCTAAAAAACAGATCAAGCAACTCTCAGGAAATCAGATGACAATGGATAGTTTAAGCTCTATCAACAAAACCCTGAAAGATGAATACGACAAAATGAAAACCGACTTGGAGGTCTGCAGACAGCTTTATCAGGCACAATAA
- a CDS encoding M23 family metallopeptidase, protein MSKKGISQIKGPSEIRLGETAYYEVSRIYDLDDKKKVDAARWKLYALDFKHHGNWRELTPKAGTLPKIGYRVPVIVTNQSLVGSELMLEAYIYEPEKRIPPGLRIKVLPGIEKKITRVDLFKVDDTPIKDDTVMKYGQTIKVKVYTQNMQNKMVNLSLYEDDAQGGGDSPKNKNNRVAYVKKPLNKKGFLVHEFNLNANFAKIANAMMDGSHDKLHEYYVVVETAEHKSVSKNVDVQNPDYVKVQTVSSGVDTEKIYEGIVIEEVIVKRKFKKQVGTNPPVNTGNKVVTVFEPDEKKKEENKCACQQYDLIWGDNVNCQFRKKVVEICADLWGDKRKIEMANGLMAVMNVETNRSFKAHQIMGMSLKDVNSITQDDFWLIKKNKKGKVISKTSRAVGLIQFTQAALQQIGEFKEGSGFDKLHEVKLRLAKMGEIKQLDYVKKYFESAKENIKSPEDIYLHVFAPKGVGKGDEYVLYDKQLDGEKYKQNQSIDNENNKDGKIQRTEILGRYRSSYTEGLSKKEKQFSCEEIIELVNNKPTEKCPSNYSKCFEYADVVKNPRINNQSDNVNKNRFNREKRFNSKHPYPKGYYHTGVDILASVGTSLYSLLCGEVIEANDTKGELGIIVTVKSKDKDGNLIWIRYCHLSSTKVSKNDKIKHGTIIGLSGNTGNAKGILPQYYHVHIEASQDGIFYGGHNRVDPE, encoded by the coding sequence ATGAGCAAAAAAGGTATTTCGCAGATAAAAGGCCCTTCCGAGATTCGTCTTGGTGAGACGGCTTATTATGAAGTAAGCCGAATATACGATCTTGATGATAAAAAGAAAGTTGACGCCGCAAGATGGAAATTGTATGCTTTAGATTTTAAACATCATGGTAATTGGCGCGAGCTGACACCCAAAGCCGGAACTCTTCCCAAAATTGGGTATCGCGTTCCGGTTATAGTAACCAATCAATCATTGGTTGGAAGTGAACTGATGCTTGAAGCTTATATTTATGAACCTGAAAAGCGTATTCCGCCAGGATTAAGGATCAAAGTTCTGCCGGGAATTGAGAAGAAAATCACACGTGTGGATCTTTTCAAAGTAGATGATACTCCTATCAAGGACGATACGGTTATGAAGTATGGTCAGACTATAAAAGTAAAGGTCTACACCCAGAATATGCAGAACAAAATGGTGAATTTAAGTCTCTACGAAGATGATGCTCAGGGTGGTGGAGACAGTCCAAAGAATAAAAATAATAGGGTAGCTTACGTCAAAAAACCTCTGAATAAAAAAGGTTTTCTAGTGCATGAGTTTAACTTGAATGCCAATTTTGCTAAAATTGCCAATGCCATGATGGATGGCAGTCACGACAAGCTACATGAATATTATGTAGTCGTGGAAACTGCCGAACATAAATCGGTAAGTAAAAATGTAGATGTACAAAATCCTGATTATGTGAAAGTACAGACCGTAAGCAGTGGTGTTGATACCGAAAAAATTTATGAAGGGATTGTGATTGAAGAGGTTATTGTTAAAAGAAAGTTTAAAAAGCAAGTAGGGACTAATCCTCCTGTGAATACTGGGAATAAGGTGGTGACGGTGTTTGAACCTGATGAGAAGAAGAAAGAGGAAAATAAATGTGCTTGTCAACAATATGATTTAATTTGGGGTGATAATGTAAATTGCCAGTTTAGAAAGAAAGTAGTTGAAATTTGTGCTGATCTTTGGGGAGATAAAAGAAAAATAGAAATGGCAAATGGTTTAATGGCTGTGATGAATGTGGAAACCAATAGATCTTTTAAGGCTCATCAAATTATGGGAATGTCATTGAAAGATGTAAATTCTATTACTCAAGATGATTTTTGGTTAATAAAAAAAAATAAAAAGGGGAAAGTAATTTCAAAAACATCAAGAGCAGTTGGTTTAATTCAATTTACCCAAGCAGCACTTCAACAAATTGGTGAATTTAAAGAAGGATCAGGCTTTGATAAACTTCATGAGGTGAAATTGAGATTAGCAAAAATGGGTGAAATAAAGCAATTAGATTATGTGAAAAAATATTTTGAATCTGCAAAAGAAAATATCAAATCCCCTGAGGACATATATTTACATGTATTTGCTCCCAAGGGAGTTGGCAAAGGCGATGAGTATGTTTTGTATGATAAACAACTAGATGGTGAAAAATACAAACAGAATCAAAGTATAGATAATGAAAACAATAAGGATGGAAAAATACAAAGAACAGAAATTTTAGGGAGATATAGAAGTAGTTATACAGAGGGATTAAGTAAAAAAGAAAAGCAATTTTCATGTGAAGAAATAATAGAGCTTGTAAATAATAAGCCCACTGAAAAATGTCCTTCTAATTACTCGAAATGTTTTGAATATGCTGATGTAGTTAAAAATCCTAGGATCAATAATCAAAGTGATAATGTAAATAAAAATAGATTTAATCGAGAAAAAAGATTTAACAGCAAGCATCCATACCCAAAGGGTTATTACCATACAGGTGTTGATATTTTGGCCTCTGTTGGAACTTCTTTATATTCATTACTATGTGGTGAAGTTATAGAAGCGAATGATACAAAAGGAGAGTTGGGAATAATTGTTACCGTTAAATCCAAAGATAAGGATGGGAATTTAATATGGATAAGATATTGCCATTTATCTTCAACTAAAGTGTCTAAAAATGATAAAATAAAACACGGAACTATTATTGGTTTATCCGGTAATACAGGAAATGCAAAAGGGATTTTACCCCAATATTATCATGTTCATATAGAAGCATCACAAGATGGTATTTTTTATGGTGGACATAATAGAGTTGATCCAGAATAA
- a CDS encoding DUF4280 domain-containing protein, which yields MSEKHLVCQGATCKCKFGTTPDKLKVKTQSKRYINDKDGKEKLTATHKDIGKTFEKNTFGSCAKMNNNPCQAVVTEWSGYYEKIVIEDNKGKVLLEDSKATCPIGGKDCIDIINHGQTSEVTSQNFKNADNDVLVEICPFFDFKEMADNMEMEEEEADYM from the coding sequence ATGAGCGAAAAACATTTAGTATGTCAGGGAGCAACCTGCAAATGTAAGTTCGGAACTACGCCGGATAAGCTGAAGGTGAAAACCCAAAGCAAACGCTACATCAATGACAAAGATGGAAAAGAAAAATTAACGGCTACCCACAAAGACATCGGGAAAACCTTTGAAAAAAATACTTTCGGAAGCTGTGCGAAAATGAACAATAATCCTTGTCAGGCTGTAGTAACAGAGTGGAGCGGATATTACGAAAAAATAGTAATAGAAGATAATAAAGGAAAAGTTTTGCTGGAAGACAGTAAGGCCACTTGTCCCATAGGAGGAAAAGATTGTATAGACATCATTAACCACGGACAGACAAGTGAGGTAACTTCTCAGAATTTCAAAAATGCAGACAACGATGTTTTGGTAGAAATATGTCCGTTTTTTGATTTTAAAGAGATGGCAGACAATATGGAAATGGAAGAAGAGGAAGCAGATTATATGTAA